From a single Fusobacterium pseudoperiodonticum genomic region:
- the kal gene encoding 3-aminobutyryl-CoA ammonia lyase: MKSLIRLRMSSHDAHYGGNLVDGARMLQLFGDVATELLIQLDGDEGLFKAYDSVEFMAPVFAGDYIEAEGEIVNVGNSSRKMKFEARKVIVPRPDLSDSAADVLAEPIVVCRATGTCVTPKDKQRGKK; this comes from the coding sequence ATGAAATCTTTAATCAGATTAAGAATGAGTTCTCATGATGCTCATTACGGAGGAAACTTAGTTGACGGTGCTAGAATGCTACAATTATTTGGAGATGTGGCAACTGAGCTTTTAATTCAATTAGATGGAGATGAAGGATTATTCAAAGCTTATGATAGCGTTGAATTCATGGCTCCAGTTTTTGCAGGAGACTATATCGAAGCTGAAGGTGAAATTGTAAATGTAGGAAATAGCTCAAGAAAAATGAAATTTGAAGCTAGAAAAGTAATAGTTCCTAGACCAGATCTTTCTGATTCAGCAGCTGATGTTTTAGCAGAGCCAATAGTTGTATGTAGAGCAACTGGAACTTGTGTAACACCAAAAGATAAACAACGTGGAAAAAAATAA
- the kamD gene encoding lysine 5,6-aminomutase subunit alpha yields the protein MGKLDLDWGLVKEARESAKKIAADAQVFIDAHSTVTVERTICRLLGIDGVDEFGVPLPNVVVDYIKDNGNITLGVAKYIGNAMIETKLQPQEIAEKVAKKELDITKMQWHDDFDIKLALKDITHATVDRIKANRQARENYLEQFGGDKKGPYLYVIVATGNIYEDVTQAVAAARQGADVVAVIRTTGQSLLDFVPYGATTEGFGGTMATQENFRIMRKALDDVGVELGRYIRLCNYCSGLCMPEIAAMGALERLDMMLNDALYGILFRDINMKRTLVDQFFSRIINGYAGVIINTGEDNYLTTADAIEEAHTVLASQFINEQFALVAGLPEEQMGLGHAFEMEPGTENGFLLELAQAQMAREIFPKAPLKYMPPTKFMTGNIFKGHIQDALFNIVTITTGQKVHLLGMLTEAIHTPFMSDRALSIENAKYIFNNLKDFGNDIEFKKGGIMNTRAQEVLAKAADLLKTIETMGIFKTIEKGVFGGVRRPIDGGKGLAGVFEKDSTYFNPFIPLMLGGDR from the coding sequence ATGGGAAAATTGGATCTAGATTGGGGGCTTGTTAAAGAAGCTCGTGAATCTGCAAAGAAAATAGCAGCTGATGCACAAGTTTTCATAGATGCTCACAGTACAGTTACAGTTGAAAGAACAATCTGTAGATTGTTAGGAATAGATGGTGTTGATGAATTTGGAGTTCCATTACCAAATGTAGTTGTAGACTATATAAAAGATAATGGAAATATAACTTTAGGGGTTGCAAAATACATTGGAAATGCAATGATAGAAACTAAGCTTCAACCTCAAGAAATAGCAGAAAAAGTTGCTAAAAAAGAATTAGATATTACAAAAATGCAATGGCATGATGACTTTGATATAAAATTAGCTTTAAAAGATATAACTCATGCAACAGTTGATAGAATAAAAGCTAATAGACAAGCAAGAGAAAACTACTTAGAACAATTTGGTGGAGATAAAAAAGGACCTTACCTTTATGTTATAGTTGCAACAGGAAATATCTATGAAGATGTTACTCAAGCAGTTGCAGCAGCAAGACAAGGAGCAGACGTTGTTGCAGTTATCAGAACAACAGGACAATCTCTACTTGACTTCGTACCTTATGGAGCAACAACAGAAGGTTTCGGAGGAACAATGGCTACTCAAGAAAACTTCAGAATAATGAGAAAAGCTCTTGATGATGTTGGAGTTGAATTAGGTAGATATATCAGACTATGTAACTACTGTTCAGGACTTTGTATGCCAGAAATAGCTGCAATGGGAGCATTAGAAAGACTAGATATGATGCTTAACGACGCTCTATATGGAATACTATTCAGAGATATAAACATGAAGAGAACATTGGTTGACCAATTCTTCTCAAGAATTATAAATGGTTATGCTGGAGTTATAATAAACACTGGAGAAGATAACTACTTAACAACAGCTGATGCTATAGAAGAAGCTCATACAGTTTTAGCTTCTCAATTTATCAACGAACAATTTGCTCTAGTTGCAGGATTACCTGAAGAACAAATGGGACTTGGACATGCTTTTGAAATGGAACCAGGAACAGAAAATGGATTCTTATTAGAACTTGCTCAAGCTCAAATGGCTAGAGAAATCTTCCCTAAAGCTCCTTTAAAATATATGCCTCCTACAAAGTTTATGACAGGAAATATATTTAAAGGACATATACAAGATGCATTATTTAACATTGTTACTATAACAACAGGACAAAAAGTACACTTATTAGGAATGCTTACAGAAGCAATTCATACACCTTTTATGTCTGACAGAGCGTTATCAATAGAAAATGCAAAATACATTTTCAATAACTTAAAAGATTTTGGAAATGATATAGAATTCAAAAAAGGTGGAATAATGAATACAAGAGCCCAAGAAGTTCTTGCTAAAGCTGCTGACTTGTTAAAAACAATAGAAACAATGGGTATCTTTAAGACAATAGAAAAGGGTGTATTCGGTGGAGTTAGAAGACCTATAGATGGTGGAAAAGGTCTTGCAGGAGTTTTTGAAAAGGATAGTACATATTTCAATCCTTTCATTCCTTTAATGTTAGGAGGGGATAGATAA
- a CDS encoding RNA-guided endonuclease InsQ/TnpB family protein yields MYLTLKQQVKHLSKKEFKIFKYLCHIAKNLKNQAIYNVRQHYFKNKKYLSYNENYKMLKNSENYKKLNSNMAQQILKEVDESFKSFFALLKLAKNSQYNSKIKLPNYLDKDGFTTLIIGFVRLKDDMLIVPYSNSFKKTHQEVKVKLPSVLKDKKIKEIRIIPKQHSRYFEIQYIYKVEEVQRELNENNVLGIDLGIDNLCTCVTNTGASFIIDGRKLKSINQYYNKINAKLQSIKDKQKIERTTLRQKRITRKRNNRINDYLSKAARTIVNYCLNNDIGKLVLGYNEDFQKKSNIGSINNQNFVNIPYGKLRDKLIYLCKLYGIEFKLQEESYTSKASFFDGDEIPIYDKENPQEYIFSGKRIKRGLYQTSAGKLINADCNGALNILRKSKVVDLSVLYNRGELNTPKRIRVV; encoded by the coding sequence ATGTATTTAACATTAAAACAACAAGTAAAACATCTTAGTAAAAAAGAATTTAAAATTTTTAAATATTTGTGCCATATAGCTAAGAATTTAAAGAATCAAGCTATATATAATGTTAGACAACACTATTTTAAAAATAAAAAGTATTTAAGCTATAATGAAAACTATAAAATGCTTAAAAATAGTGAGAATTACAAGAAGCTAAATTCTAATATGGCTCAACAAATTTTAAAAGAAGTAGATGAAAGTTTTAAATCATTCTTTGCACTTTTAAAACTTGCTAAGAATAGTCAATATAATAGTAAAATAAAATTACCTAATTATCTTGATAAAGATGGTTTTACAACTCTTATTATAGGTTTTGTTAGATTAAAAGATGATATGCTGATAGTTCCTTATTCAAATTCGTTTAAGAAAACTCATCAGGAAGTTAAAGTTAAGCTACCATCAGTATTAAAAGACAAGAAGATAAAAGAAATTAGAATAATACCAAAACAACATTCTAGGTACTTTGAAATTCAATACATTTATAAGGTAGAAGAAGTTCAAAGGGAATTAAATGAAAATAACGTACTAGGAATTGATTTAGGTATAGATAATCTTTGCACTTGTGTTACAAATACTGGAGCTTCATTCATAATAGATGGTAGAAAATTAAAATCAATAAATCAATACTATAATAAGATAAATGCAAAATTACAAAGTATAAAAGATAAGCAAAAGATTGAGCGCACAACATTAAGACAAAAGAGAATAACTAGAAAGAGAAATAATCGTATAAATGATTATCTTTCAAAAGCAGCAAGAACAATTGTAAATTATTGTCTTAATAATGATATAGGAAAATTAGTTCTAGGATATAATGAAGATTTTCAAAAAAAATCAAATATAGGAAGTATAAATAATCAGAACTTTGTAAATATACCATATGGAAAATTAAGAGATAAATTAATATATCTATGTAAACTATATGGAATAGAATTTAAACTACAAGAAGAGAGTTATACATCAAAAGCAAGTTTCTTTGATGGAGATGAAATTCCAATATATGATAAAGAAAATCCGCAAGAATATATATTCAGTGGAAAAAGAATAAAAAGAGGACTATATCAAACAAGTGCAGGTAAACTAATAAATGCAGATTGTAATGGAGCATTAAATATTCTAAGAAAAAGTAAAGTTGTGGACTTAAGTGTCCTATACAATAGAGGTGAACTGAACACACCTAAAAGAATAAGGGTAGTGTAA
- a CDS encoding Na+/H+ antiporter NhaC family protein has protein sequence MKAFLKLSPVIVLAALMMKGFDALLAAPLATIYACFIAMICSKQKFSTVIDHAIDNVKEIQVALFILMAAYAMAESFMSTGVGASLILIALKVGITAKTVAVVGAIVTSILSIATGTSWGTFAACAPIFLWLNHIVGGNLLLTTAAIAGGACFGDNIGLISDTTIVSSGIQRVEVIRRIRHQGVWSALVLLSGIILFAIAGFTMGLPSTVGDPTEAINSIPADVWTALAEKREAAVKLLEQVKNGVPLYMAVPLVIVLVLAFMGTQTFICLFAGLFFAYVFGMMAGTVTSTMDYLNMMMGGFASAGSWVIVMMMWVAAFGGIMKSMNAFEPVSKLLSKISGSVRQLMFYNGLLCVFGNATLADEMAQIVTIGPIIREMVEENVEGSEEDMYTLRLRNATFSDAMGVFGSQLIPWHVYIAFYMGIATVVYPLHEFVAIDIIKYNFIAMIAVFSILILTLTGLDRFIPLFKLPSEPAVRLKKNI, from the coding sequence ATGAAAGCATTTTTAAAGTTAAGTCCGGTAATCGTATTAGCGGCACTTATGATGAAGGGTTTTGATGCACTTCTTGCTGCACCGCTTGCAACTATCTATGCCTGTTTTATTGCCATGATTTGTTCTAAACAAAAATTCTCAACAGTTATTGATCATGCAATAGATAATGTAAAAGAAATTCAAGTTGCATTATTTATCCTAATGGCTGCTTATGCGATGGCAGAATCATTTATGTCAACAGGTGTTGGAGCGTCTCTTATATTAATTGCATTAAAAGTTGGAATAACAGCTAAGACAGTTGCAGTTGTTGGGGCTATAGTAACATCTATACTATCAATAGCAACTGGAACAAGTTGGGGTACATTCGCAGCTTGTGCACCTATCTTCTTGTGGTTAAACCACATAGTTGGTGGAAACTTATTATTGACAACTGCAGCTATAGCAGGAGGGGCTTGTTTTGGAGATAATATAGGACTTATTTCAGATACTACAATAGTAAGTTCTGGTATCCAAAGGGTTGAAGTTATCAGAAGAATTAGACACCAAGGTGTATGGTCAGCACTAGTTCTACTATCAGGAATAATCTTATTTGCTATAGCAGGTTTCACAATGGGATTACCTTCAACAGTTGGAGATCCTACTGAAGCTATCAACAGTATCCCTGCAGATGTATGGACAGCACTTGCTGAAAAGAGAGAAGCTGCTGTTAAATTACTAGAACAAGTTAAAAATGGAGTTCCTTTATATATGGCTGTTCCATTAGTAATAGTTTTAGTTCTAGCATTTATGGGAACACAAACATTTATTTGTTTATTCGCTGGATTATTCTTTGCTTATGTATTTGGTATGATGGCAGGAACAGTTACAAGTACTATGGATTACCTAAATATGATGATGGGTGGTTTTGCTTCAGCTGGTAGCTGGGTTATAGTAATGATGATGTGGGTTGCTGCTTTCGGTGGTATCATGAAGAGTATGAATGCCTTTGAACCTGTTTCAAAATTATTATCTAAGATTTCTGGAAGTGTAAGACAATTAATGTTCTACAATGGACTTCTATGTGTATTTGGAAATGCAACTCTTGCAGATGAAATGGCTCAAATAGTTACTATAGGACCAATCATCAGAGAAATGGTTGAAGAAAACGTTGAAGGTTCAGAAGAAGATATGTATACATTGAGATTAAGAAATGCTACATTCAGTGACGCTATGGGTGTATTTGGATCTCAACTTATCCCTTGGCACGTTTATATAGCATTCTATATGGGTATAGCTACAGTAGTTTATCCTCTACATGAATTCGTAGCAATAGATATTATTAAATATAACTTTATAGCTATGATAGCAGTATTTAGTATATTAATTTTAACTTTAACTGGTTTAGATAGATTTATACCTTTATTTAAATTACCATCAGAACCAGCTGTAAGATTGAAAAAAAATATATAG
- the kamA gene encoding L-lysine 2,3-aminomutase translates to MNTVNTRKKFFPNVTDEEWNDWTWQVKNRIEKIDDLKKYVQLSAEEEEGVVRTLETLRMAITPYYFSLIDMNSDRCPIRKQAIPTIQEIHQADADLLDPLHEDEDSPVPGLTHRYPDRVLLLITDMCSMYCRHCTRRRFAGSSDDAMPMDRIDKAIEYIAKTPQVRDVLLSGGDALLVSDKKLESIIKKLREIPHVEIIRIGSRTPVVLPQRITPELCDMLKKYHPIWLNTHFNHPQEVTPEAKKACEMLANAGVPLGNQTVLLRGINDSVPVMKRLVHDLVMMRVRPYYIYQCDLSMGLEHFRTPVSKGIEIIEGLRGHTSGYAVPTFVVDAPGGGGKTPVMPQYVISQSPHRVVLRNFEGVITTYTEPENYTHELCYDEEKFEKMYEISGVYMLDEGLKMSLEPSHLARHERNRKRAEAEGKK, encoded by the coding sequence ATGAATACAGTTAACACTAGAAAGAAATTTTTCCCAAATGTAACAGATGAAGAATGGAACGACTGGACATGGCAAGTAAAAAATAGAATAGAAAAAATTGATGACTTAAAGAAATATGTGCAATTAAGTGCTGAAGAAGAAGAAGGAGTTGTAAGAACTCTTGAAACTTTAAGAATGGCAATCACTCCATACTATTTTTCTTTAATAGATATGAACAGTGACAGATGTCCAATTAGAAAACAAGCTATCCCTACTATACAAGAAATACATCAAGCAGATGCTGACTTGTTAGACCCATTACATGAAGACGAAGACTCTCCAGTACCAGGATTAACTCACAGATATCCTGATAGAGTTTTACTTCTAATCACAGACATGTGCTCTATGTATTGCAGACACTGTACTCGTAGAAGATTCGCTGGTTCTAGTGATGATGCTATGCCTATGGATAGAATTGACAAAGCAATAGAATACATTGCAAAAACTCCACAAGTAAGAGACGTATTACTATCTGGAGGAGACGCTCTTCTAGTTTCTGATAAAAAATTAGAAAGCATCATCAAAAAATTAAGAGAAATACCTCATGTTGAAATAATCAGAATAGGAAGTAGAACACCAGTTGTTTTACCTCAAAGAATTACTCCTGAATTATGTGATATGTTAAAGAAATATCACCCAATCTGGTTAAATACTCACTTTAACCACCCTCAAGAAGTAACTCCAGAAGCTAAAAAAGCTTGTGAAATGTTAGCAAATGCAGGAGTTCCTTTAGGAAACCAAACAGTATTATTAAGAGGAATCAATGACAGTGTACCTGTAATGAAGAGACTAGTTCATGACCTAGTAATGATGAGAGTAAGACCTTACTACATCTATCAATGTGACTTATCTATGGGACTTGAACACTTCAGAACACCAGTTTCTAAAGGTATAGAAATCATAGAAGGATTAAGAGGACATACATCAGGATACGCAGTACCAACATTCGTTGTTGACGCACCTGGTGGAGGAGGAAAAACTCCAGTAATGCCTCAATATGTAATTTCTCAATCTCCTCATAGAGTAGTATTAAGAAACTTCGAAGGAGTTATAACTACTTATACTGAACCTGAAAATTATACACACGAACTTTGCTATGACGAAGAAAAATTTGAAAAAATGTATGAAATCAGTGGAGTATATATGCTAGATGAAGGATTAAAAATGTCTCTAGAACCTAGCCACTTAGCAAGACATGAAAGAAATAGAAAGAGAGCAGAAGCTGAAGGGAAAAAATAA
- the kamE gene encoding lysine 5,6-aminomutase subunit beta, translating into MSSGLYSTEKRDFDTTLDLTKLRPYGDTMNDGKVQMSFTLPVPCNEKGVEAALELARKMGFVNPAVAFSEALDKEFSFYVVYGATSYNVDYTAIKVQALEIDTMDMHECEKYIEENFGREVVMVGASTGTDAHTVGIDAIMNMKGYAGHYGLERYKGVRAYNLGSQVPNEEFIKKAIELKADALLVSQTVTQKDVHIENLTNLVELLEAEGLRDKIILIAGGARITNDLAKELGYDAGFGPGKYADDVATFVLKEMVQRGMNTKK; encoded by the coding sequence ATGAGTTCAGGATTATATTCAACAGAAAAAAGAGATTTTGATACAACATTAGATTTAACAAAACTAAGACCTTATGGAGATACAATGAATGATGGTAAGGTTCAAATGAGCTTTACTTTACCAGTTCCTTGTAATGAAAAAGGGGTAGAAGCTGCATTAGAACTTGCAAGAAAAATGGGATTTGTTAACCCAGCAGTAGCTTTTTCAGAAGCACTAGATAAAGAATTTTCATTCTATGTAGTGTATGGAGCAACTTCTTACAATGTAGACTACACAGCTATAAAAGTTCAAGCATTAGAAATAGATACTATGGATATGCATGAATGTGAAAAATATATAGAAGAAAACTTTGGAAGAGAAGTTGTAATGGTAGGAGCAAGTACAGGAACAGATGCTCATACAGTTGGAATAGATGCTATCATGAACATGAAAGGATATGCAGGACACTATGGACTTGAAAGATATAAAGGTGTAAGAGCTTACAACCTTGGAAGCCAAGTTCCTAATGAAGAATTTATTAAAAAGGCTATAGAATTAAAAGCTGATGCCTTATTAGTTTCTCAAACTGTAACTCAAAAAGATGTTCATATAGAAAACTTAACTAACCTAGTTGAATTATTAGAAGCTGAAGGACTAAGAGACAAAATAATCTTAATAGCAGGAGGAGCGAGAATCACTAACGATCTTGCTAAAGAATTAGGTTATGATGCTGGATTTGGACCAGGAAAATATGCAGATGATGTTGCAACATTTGTTTTAAAAGAAATGGTTCAAAGAGGAATGAATACTAAAAAATAA
- a CDS encoding MutS-related protein has translation MKFIDENSLNRLNFKDLLARVDVFSAYGKNKLNNLENFLVGEEEKLEEEFERMQKIYDFISENKKEEMEIEIVLHRFKDIKKLIENAEAGIILDTVDIFEIKAQLMAMVDLNSYLLKNKEVFSNFVLKDMNELFKILDPNDEKIATFYIYEAYSVILKEIRRQKKEVENRLFNETDYEIVKRLKDERLSILVDEEKEEFKIRRNLTKAIKSYAEDFLTNVEKISNLDFIIAKVKFAKEYNGIRPEVSKKKEIILEDAINLEVKELLEAKNKKYTPISINLNVGTTMITGANMGGKSVALKTIAENVLLFQMGFFVFAKYASIPLLDFIFFVSDDMQDISKGLSTFGAEIIKLKEINSYVKNGTGLIVFDEFARGTNPKEGQKFVKALAKYLNDKSSISIITTHFDSVVENNMKHYQVVGLKNLDFEKLKTKLQVNNSLETIQDNMDFTLEESMDTEVPKDALNIAKLIGLDDEISEMIYKEYEMEE, from the coding sequence ATGAAATTTATTGACGAAAATAGTTTAAATAGATTAAATTTTAAAGATTTATTAGCAAGAGTTGATGTTTTTTCAGCTTATGGTAAAAATAAATTGAATAATCTAGAAAATTTTTTAGTAGGTGAAGAAGAAAAATTAGAAGAAGAATTTGAAAGAATGCAAAAGATTTATGATTTCATTTCAGAAAATAAAAAAGAAGAAATGGAAATAGAAATAGTTTTGCATAGATTTAAAGACATTAAAAAGCTTATTGAGAATGCAGAAGCAGGAATAATTTTAGACACAGTAGATATATTTGAGATTAAGGCTCAACTTATGGCTATGGTCGATTTGAATTCTTATTTGTTAAAGAACAAAGAAGTCTTTTCTAATTTTGTACTAAAAGATATGAATGAGCTATTTAAAATATTAGATCCCAATGATGAGAAAATAGCTACTTTTTATATTTATGAAGCTTATTCTGTAATTTTAAAAGAAATACGTAGACAGAAAAAAGAAGTTGAAAATAGACTGTTCAATGAAACAGATTATGAAATAGTAAAAAGATTAAAAGACGAAAGACTATCTATATTAGTTGATGAAGAAAAAGAAGAATTTAAGATCAGAAGAAATTTAACTAAGGCTATAAAATCTTATGCAGAAGATTTTCTAACTAATGTTGAAAAAATATCAAATCTTGATTTTATAATAGCAAAAGTAAAATTTGCTAAAGAATATAATGGTATAAGACCAGAAGTATCTAAAAAGAAAGAAATAATCTTAGAAGATGCTATAAACTTAGAAGTAAAAGAGTTATTAGAAGCTAAAAATAAGAAATACACTCCTATCAGTATAAACTTAAATGTAGGAACTACTATGATAACAGGAGCTAATATGGGAGGAAAAAGTGTAGCTCTGAAGACAATAGCAGAAAATGTATTACTTTTCCAAATGGGCTTCTTCGTATTTGCTAAATATGCAAGTATACCTCTTTTAGACTTCATATTCTTTGTCTCTGATGATATGCAAGATATTTCAAAAGGGCTTAGTACATTTGGAGCAGAAATAATAAAATTAAAAGAAATAAATTCTTATGTGAAAAATGGTACAGGACTTATAGTTTTCGATGAGTTCGCAAGAGGAACAAATCCAAAAGAGGGGCAAAAGTTCGTAAAAGCTTTAGCGAAGTATCTAAATGATAAATCAAGTATATCAATAATAACTACACACTTTGATTCTGTTGTTGAAAATAATATGAAACATTATCAAGTTGTAGGTTTAAAGAATTTAGATTTTGAGAAATTAAAAACTAAATTACAGGTTAATAATTCTTTGGAAACTATTCAAGATAATATGGATTTTACTTTAGAGGAAAGTATGGATACAGAAGTGCCAAAAGATGCTTTGAATATAGCAAAGCTAATAGGCTTAGATGATGAAATTTCTGAAATGATATATAAAGAATATGAAATGGAGGAATAA
- the kce gene encoding 3-keto-5-aminohexanoate cleavage protein — MEKLIITAAICGAEVTKENNPAIPYTVEEIAREAESAYKAGASIIHLHVREDDGTPTQDKERFRKCMEAIREKCPDVIIQPSTGGAVGMSDLERLQPTELHPEMATLDCGTCNFGGDEVFVNTENTIKNFGKILIERGVKPEIEVFDKGMVDYAIRFQKQGFIQKPMHFDFVLGVQMAASARDLVFMVESIPEGSTWTVAGVGRHQFQMAALAIVMGGHVRVGFEDNVYIDKGILAKSNGELVERVVRLAKELGREIATPDEARQILSLKK, encoded by the coding sequence ATGGAAAAGTTAATTATAACTGCAGCTATTTGTGGAGCTGAGGTAACAAAAGAAAATAATCCAGCAATTCCTTATACAGTAGAAGAAATTGCAAGAGAAGCTGAATCAGCATATAAAGCAGGGGCAAGCATAATACATTTACATGTTAGAGAAGATGATGGAACTCCAACACAAGATAAAGAAAGATTCAGAAAATGTATGGAAGCTATAAGAGAAAAATGCCCAGATGTAATCATTCAACCATCTACTGGTGGAGCAGTTGGAATGTCTGACTTAGAAAGATTACAACCTACTGAGTTACATCCAGAAATGGCAACACTTGATTGCGGAACTTGTAACTTTGGTGGAGATGAAGTATTTGTAAATACAGAAAATACAATTAAAAACTTTGGAAAAATTCTTATAGAAAGAGGAGTTAAACCAGAAATAGAAGTTTTCGATAAAGGTATGGTTGACTATGCTATAAGATTCCAAAAACAAGGATTTATACAAAAACCTATGCACTTTGACTTTGTGTTAGGAGTACAAATGGCAGCTTCAGCAAGAGACTTAGTGTTTATGGTTGAAAGTATACCTGAAGGTTCTACTTGGACAGTTGCCGGAGTGGGAAGACATCAATTCCAAATGGCTGCTCTAGCAATAGTTATGGGAGGACACGTAAGAGTTGGATTTGAAGATAACGTATATATAGACAAAGGTATCTTAGCAAAATCAAATGGAGAGCTTGTTGAAAGAGTTGTAAGACTAGCAAAGGAGCTAGGTAGAGAAATTGCAACACCTGATGAAGCAAGACAAATATTAAGTTTAAAAAAATAA
- the kdd gene encoding L-erythro-3,5-diaminohexanoate dehydrogenase: protein MKKGCKYGTHRVIEPEGVLPQPAKKISNDMEIFSNEILIDVIALNIDSASFTQIEEEAGHDVEKIKAKIKEIVAEKGKMQNPVTGSGGMLIGTVEKIGDDLVGKTDLKVGDKIATLVSLSLTPLRIDEIIDIKPDIDRVEIKGKAVLFESGIYAILPTDMSETLALAALDVAGAPAQVAKLVKPCQSVAILGSAGKSGMLCAYEAVKRVGPTGRVIGVVRNEKEKELLKRVSDKVRIVIADATKPMEVLNAVLAANDGNEVDVAINCVNVANTEMSTILPVKEFGIAYFFSMATAFTKAALGAEGVGKDITMIVGNGYTVDHAAITLEELRESAALREIFNELYL, encoded by the coding sequence ATGAAAAAAGGTTGTAAATATGGAACACACAGAGTTATAGAACCAGAAGGAGTTTTACCTCAACCAGCAAAAAAAATATCAAATGATATGGAAATATTCTCAAATGAAATTTTAATAGATGTTATAGCACTTAACATAGACTCTGCATCTTTCACTCAAATAGAAGAAGAAGCAGGACATGATGTAGAAAAAATAAAAGCTAAAATTAAAGAAATAGTTGCAGAAAAAGGGAAAATGCAAAATCCTGTAACTGGTTCTGGAGGTATGTTAATAGGTACAGTTGAAAAAATCGGTGATGACTTAGTTGGAAAAACTGATTTAAAAGTTGGAGATAAAATAGCTACTCTTGTTTCACTTTCATTAACTCCATTAAGAATAGATGAAATAATAGATATCAAACCTGACATAGACAGAGTTGAAATAAAAGGTAAAGCAGTTCTATTTGAAAGTGGAATCTATGCAATATTACCAACAGATATGTCAGAAACTCTAGCTCTAGCAGCACTTGACGTAGCAGGAGCACCTGCACAAGTAGCAAAACTTGTTAAACCTTGTCAATCAGTTGCTATCTTAGGTTCAGCAGGAAAATCTGGAATGCTTTGTGCTTATGAAGCAGTAAAAAGAGTAGGACCTACTGGAAGAGTTATAGGTGTTGTAAGAAATGAAAAAGAAAAAGAATTATTAAAAAGAGTTAGTGACAAAGTAAGAATAGTTATAGCAGATGCTACTAAACCTATGGAAGTTCTAAATGCTGTACTTGCAGCAAATGATGGAAATGAAGTAGATGTTGCAATAAACTGTGTAAACGTAGCTAATACAGAAATGTCAACAATTTTACCTGTAAAAGAATTTGGTATAGCTTATTTCTTCTCAATGGCAACTGCATTTACAAAAGCTGCATTAGGAGCAGAAGGAGTAGGAAAAGACATAACTATGATAGTTGGAAATGGATATACAGTTGACCATGCTGCAATAACTTTAGAAGAATTAAGAGAAAGTGCAGCACTAAGAGAAATATTTAATGAATTATATCTATAA